A section of the Candidatus Zixiibacteriota bacterium genome encodes:
- a CDS encoding HEAT repeat domain-containing protein produces MDTKMTRGHSNLTLLKELNSTIKRLSIYPADHPAVKLVLKETSELFQEFFKTKTEIVLGKVENKLVLEGETLDANLISEKVWNTLEKQKIKSISFLKWLSQEELRSFLEFFLKKEEEDLSAYLQKNKITHLRLNQLHYEVVSDDEKVVKAELMDKLQLKGELSRVIREHPELLKDILLGKLIQKEKLQMLYKETALPSSQEDEGKGSGSSGSGGGGWGEGGGEGIGVGIDLKKTLEDLKAEIYSLSDDEILALLTYQLKQSFQNMPQNKESSDEALQMVKKALEKRDKRKLLPQLKELLSSYGIIDERYFDLLINELYQKEEEIVFSALQFLEELEKNRIEKKNLEEKIKGILHSPDEKLKKKIIDTLIEKLDSKDNSLRQDSIAVLKKMIELSSSEEKEEDFVYIKDKLLGMPEDTLASFRFYQGYFELLPLLFSNLAKKGNLQGLSRFLSKIRQNNKDKEELPELGKLKTDFVTEISTEQNLNLLLKPAIADFNTQRGKELEEILENLEKRKVAQKLLEIFTVEQRNVRLWALRVLSTMGEDSIETISLFFTSEDDFKKRKDQGILADESWYRIRNMLFVLGNIESQKAVDLLWDFKNSPDPRVRLEVLKALEKKKGEKVNQILAELLKDKEEEVHKKALNLISASGEKEFIPALKDAFFKGHLDRKKLFAAMVKIGEEDCRDFALRLIVEESLFSGNIPKKEKEELQLTALNLLENNLDEKIFRALESHLRKRRKGLLGILHRDDVSGRIAKILSLRDKEINASRL; encoded by the coding sequence ATGGATACTAAGATGACCAGGGGTCATTCAAACTTGACCCTGCTTAAGGAATTAAATTCGACTATCAAGAGGTTAAGCATTTATCCGGCAGACCATCCTGCGGTAAAACTCGTTTTAAAAGAGACCTCCGAATTGTTCCAGGAGTTTTTCAAGACTAAAACCGAAATCGTCTTAGGCAAAGTCGAAAACAAATTAGTCTTAGAAGGGGAGACTTTGGATGCTAATCTGATCTCCGAAAAGGTCTGGAACACACTTGAAAAACAGAAGATCAAAAGCATAAGTTTCTTAAAATGGTTGAGCCAGGAAGAGCTGAGGAGTTTCCTGGAATTTTTCCTGAAAAAAGAGGAGGAGGATTTATCGGCTTATCTTCAGAAAAATAAAATCACTCACCTCAGATTAAACCAACTTCATTATGAGGTAGTATCAGACGATGAGAAGGTGGTCAAGGCTGAGCTCATGGATAAACTGCAGTTGAAAGGCGAGCTTTCCAGAGTGATAAGGGAACACCCGGAGCTTTTGAAAGATATCCTTTTAGGAAAACTCATACAGAAAGAAAAACTGCAAATGTTATATAAAGAGACTGCTCTTCCCTCTAGCCAGGAGGATGAAGGCAAGGGTTCTGGCTCAAGTGGTTCCGGAGGAGGAGGATGGGGTGAGGGTGGGGGAGAGGGAATTGGGGTAGGTATAGATTTAAAGAAAACTCTGGAAGACCTCAAGGCGGAGATCTATAGCCTGTCAGATGATGAGATTCTTGCCCTCCTGACCTACCAGCTAAAGCAGAGTTTTCAGAATATGCCTCAAAACAAAGAAAGCTCAGATGAAGCTCTTCAGATGGTCAAAAAGGCCCTGGAGAAAAGAGATAAAAGAAAGCTCCTGCCCCAGCTTAAAGAGTTGCTTTCCAGTTACGGGATAATCGATGAGAGATATTTTGACCTGTTGATCAATGAATTGTATCAGAAAGAAGAGGAGATTGTCTTCTCTGCCCTGCAGTTCCTGGAAGAGCTGGAGAAAAACAGGATAGAGAAGAAAAATTTAGAGGAAAAGATAAAAGGTATCCTGCATTCGCCAGATGAAAAGCTGAAAAAGAAGATAATCGATACCCTTATAGAGAAGCTGGATTCCAAAGATAACTCGCTCAGGCAGGATTCAATTGCGGTTTTGAAAAAGATGATCGAGCTTTCCAGCTCCGAAGAAAAAGAAGAGGATTTCGTATATATAAAGGATAAATTACTGGGAATGCCAGAAGATACTCTGGCATCTTTTAGGTTCTATCAGGGATATTTTGAGCTTTTGCCTTTGCTCTTTTCCAATTTAGCTAAAAAAGGAAACTTACAGGGACTAAGCAGGTTTTTATCTAAGATAAGACAGAACAATAAAGATAAAGAGGAACTTCCCGAACTGGGGAAATTGAAAACGGATTTTGTAACAGAGATTTCCACCGAGCAAAATCTGAATCTTCTGCTCAAGCCAGCAATAGCTGATTTCAATACCCAGAGAGGGAAAGAGTTAGAAGAGATATTAGAAAACTTAGAAAAAAGAAAAGTTGCCCAGAAGCTTCTGGAGATCTTCACAGTAGAGCAGAGAAACGTTCGCCTGTGGGCGCTCAGGGTCTTGAGCACTATGGGAGAAGATTCAATCGAAACCATTTCGCTCTTTTTTACCAGTGAGGACGACTTTAAAAAAAGAAAAGACCAGGGTATTCTGGCAGATGAATCCTGGTACAGGATAAGAAATATGCTGTTTGTCCTGGGGAATATCGAAAGCCAAAAAGCAGTTGACCTTTTATGGGATTTCAAAAACAGTCCTGACCCCAGGGTCAGGCTTGAAGTTTTAAAGGCTCTGGAGAAAAAGAAAGGGGAGAAGGTAAATCAGATTTTAGCAGAGCTGCTGAAGGATAAAGAGGAAGAGGTTCACAAAAAAGCACTCAATCTGATCAGCGCATCCGGTGAGAAAGAGTTCATCCCTGCTTTGAAGGATGCTTTTTTCAAAGGGCATCTGGACAGAAAGAAACTGTTTGCCGCTATGGTGAAGATAGGAGAAGAAGATTGCCGGGATTTCGCGCTCAGACTGATAGTGGAGGAAAGCCTTTTTTCAGGGAACATTCCCAAAAAGGAAAAAGAAGAGTTACAGTTGACTGCTTTGAATCTGTTAGAGAATAACCTAGATGAAAAAATTTTTAGAGCTTTGGAGAGTCATCTGCGGAAAAGGAGAAAGGGGCTTTTAGGGATATTACACCGGGATGACGTCAGCGGGAGAATCGCAAAAATCCTGTCCTTAAGAGATAAGGAAATCAACGCTTCCAGACTTTGA
- a CDS encoding DUF4389 domain-containing protein, which translates to MPEYPVKYDVPYPEKSNPWLVLARLFFGWLYIGIPHGIYMGLYGIVAFFVIIYAGLVIIFTGNYPKNSFDYIVRYQRYINRVQAYWLCMVDKYPPFSGWE; encoded by the coding sequence ATGCCTGAGTATCCGGTCAAGTATGACGTGCCCTATCCAGAGAAATCCAATCCCTGGCTGGTTCTGGCGCGTCTCTTTTTTGGGTGGCTTTACATCGGGATTCCCCACGGGATTTACATGGGGCTGTACGGTATAGTGGCATTCTTTGTAATCATCTATGCCGGGTTAGTGATCATTTTTACCGGTAATTACCCCAAAAATTCGTTCGACTATATCGTCAGATACCAGAGGTACATTAACAGGGTCCAGGCTTACTGGCTCTGTATGGTGGATAAATATCCGCCGTTCAGCGGCTGGGAGTAG